A genomic window from Nicotiana sylvestris chromosome 11, ASM39365v2, whole genome shotgun sequence includes:
- the LOC138880913 gene encoding uncharacterized protein — MAINMNIQELLVISDSDLLMHQELRKRFTKIEFRHVTRIHNEFADALATLSSMIQHPDKNFIDPIPVRIHKQLAYCTHVEEETDENPWFHDIKEYLVRGEYPKYAYHTKKCTLWRLSNHFFHSGGNLYRRIPDLGFLRCVDAKEAYKLLEDIHAGTYNPHLNGFVLVKKILRAGYFWMTMETDFVQYVRKCYQCQVPIDMIKVPPNELNSTSSPWPFAA, encoded by the exons atggcaatcaatatgaatattcaggagctgtTGGTAAtcagtgattcagatttgctcatgcaccag gaattgagaaagaggttcacgaagatagagttccGACATGTGACCAGAATTCataatgagtttgccgatgcattggccactttgtcatccatgatacaacatccagataagaatttcattgatcccatcccagtaagaaTCCATAAGCAACTGGCTTACTGTACTCACGTCGAGGAAGAGACGGATGAAAatccttggttccatgacatcaaggagtatttagtGAGAGGAGAATATCCGAAGTATGCATACCACACTAAAAAATGCACACtctggagattgtccaatcacttcttccacagtggaggaaacttgtacaggagAATTCCCGATTTGGGatttctaagatgtgtcgacgcaaaagaagcttaTAAACTACTTGAGGACATACATGCTGGGACCTACAACCCGCACttaaatggttttgtcttggtcaagaagatacttagggccggttacttttggatgaccatggagacagatttcgtccagtatgtccgcaaatgctaccaatgccAAGTGCCCatcgatatgataaaagtgccgccaaatgagctcaattccacaagctcaccttggccattcgccgcctag